Genomic segment of Sphingomonas telluris:
GGCCGTGAAGAACGGTATCGAGCCGCACGCCGGCCATGGCCTGACCTTCGACAATGTCGTGCCGGTCGCGGCCATTCCGCAGATTGCGGAGCTCAACATCGGCCACTTCCTCATCGGCGAGGCGATCTTCACGGGCCTCGACGCCAGCGTCCGCCGCATGCGCGAACTGATGGACCAGGCGCGGTGATCGTCGGCATCGGATCCGACCTCTGCAACATCGAGCGGATCGAGAATTCGCTGAAGCGGTTCGGTGACCGTTTCCTCAACCGCGTCTTCACCGACGTCGAGCGGCGAAAAGCAGCTTCCCGCCCGCACACCATCGCCGGCACGCTCGCCAAGCGCTTCGCCGCGAAGGAGGCCTTCTCCAAGGCGGTCGGCACCGGCTTCAAGCGCGGCGTCTACATGAAGGACATCGGCGTCGTTAATGCGCCGTCAGGGGCGCCGACATTACAACTCGCGGGCGGAGCAAAGGCGCGGCTTGACGCTCTTGCGCCGGAAGGCCACGCCATCGACATCCATTTGACCATGACCGACGATTATCCTTGGGCGCAGGCCTTCGTTATCCTGGCCGCCCGCAAGCTGGAGCCCTGATTGACCGATACTGTTCCCGAAGCGAGCGCCGACCCGGTGGTCGCGCCGCCGGTCGAAAAGAAGGAAAGCCACGGCTCCGCCATCTGGCGCGAGGTGAAGGGACTGCTGTGGGTGCTCGTTGCGGTGCTGCTGTTCCACAGCTTCGTCGCCAAGCCGTTCTACATCCCGTCCGAATCCATGATGCCTGCATTGCTCAAGGGCGACCGGCTGGTCGTCAGCAAGTATCCGTACGGCTGGTCCTGGGTGTCCCCTAGCTTCCACGTCTTCCCGCACTGGGATGGACGCCTGCTTGGCAAGATGCCGGAACGCGGCGACATCGTCATCGTCACTCCGCCGGGCCAAAGCGACGACTATATCAAGCGGGTCATCGGCCTTCCCGGCGACACCATCGAGGTGCGCGACGGCCGCCTCGTCATCAACGGCAAACCCGTGAAGTCGGAGCGCCGCGCGCCGGTGATGGTGCCGGTCGACGCCAACGTCCCGTGCGGCATCGAATTCTCAGGCTTTCAGGTGGAGACTGCCGACGGCAAGGCCTTCTGCCGTCTGCCGATCGTCCGTGAGACGCTGCCGAACGGCGTCACCTACGACACGATCGACCTCGGCCAGAGTCCGGGCGACAATTACGGCCCGATCACCGTTCCCGCCGATCACCTCTTCCTGATGGGCGACAATCGCGACCGGAGCGCCGACAGCCGGTTCGATCTGGGTCCGCCCGAGAACGGCCTCGGCGGTCCGGTGCCGTGGGAGAATATTGGCGGGAGGGCCGAGTTCATCACCTTCTCGCTCGATGGAACGGGGCAGGTCCTGAACCCGCTCAGCTGGTTCGAGGCGCTTCGCTCCGGCCGCGCCGGGACCTCGCTAAGAGGTCACAAGGAGTAAGCGTGGCCCGGCCGCCGACGACCGAACCGCACGTCGAGCGACCAGGCCCCGCCGAATTCCGCGACCCTCTCGTTCGCCGCGAGCTTCAGAAGGCGGCGGTCTGGTTCGGCCTCGCACTCCTGATTGTCGGCGTCATTGTCCTCGCTCAGCCGCTCCTCCTGATTGTCGGCGGCATGATCTTCGCCGTATTCCTCGATGGTGGCGCCCGTCTCCTCGGTCGAGTGCTTCCGATCCGGCGCGGCCTCCGCCTCCTGCTCGTCCTCATCCTCGGCTTCGGCTTCCTGGCCTGGGTCATCTGGTTCGCGGGCACCACCATTGCTGCCCAGTTCGAAGCCCTGCGCGGCGTGGTGACCCTGCAGTTCAACCGATTGATGGAGTTCGCGGCGTCGCTGGGGCTGATCCCCAAGGGGCCGCCGACGAATCTCGGGTCGCAGCTGCTGGGGTCGGTCGGCCGCCTGACGAGCGCGGTAGGCAGCGCCATCGGCGCCCTGACTAGCGTCATCCTGATGATCGTCATCGGAATCTTCTTGGCGATCGAGCCGCGCATCTACGACCGCGGCATTGCGTGGATGCTGCCGATCCGCCATCGGGAGCGCTTCTACCGGATAGCCGCACACGTCGGCTTCACGCTGCGCCGCCTGCTCTTCGGGCGCCTGCTCGGCATGGTCTTCGAAGGTGTGTTCACGTGGATCATGCTGTCGCTGGGAGGCGTGCCGATGGCCGCGCTGCTCGGCCTCATTACCGGCCTGTTGGCCTTCATCCCCAATATCGGCGCGATCACCTCGGGCGTGCTGATGGTGGCAGTCGGATTCAGTGCCGGCCCGCATCAAGGCCTGTGGGCGATCTTCGTCTACTTCTTCGTTCAGAACGTCGACGGCTATCTGGTCATCCCGTACATCGCCCGGCGGACGGTGGACCTCGCGCCGGCCATCGTGCTCGCCATGCAACTGCTGATGGGCGCTTTGTTCGGGCTCCTCGGCGTCCTGTTCGCCGACCCAATTCTAGCAACGCTGAAGGTCATGCTCGTCGATCTCAGCGGCGCGCACGCCGAGGATGAAGGCGAAACTCCCGAGGTCGTCGGGAAGAAGCCGAAACCGGCCTAGTTTACTGCTGCGGCTGGGGCTGAGCCTCAGGTTGAGGCGGCAGTTGCGCTTCGGGCTGCGGCTGGCCTTCCGGCGGAGCGGCCTGAGGCTCGCCGCCAGCGCCCGGAGCGCCGGCCATCAGCGCGGCGTTGGGCACGATCTGGACGATGTGCACGTCGAAATCGAGGTCGGCATTCGGTCCGAACGGGCTGCCCGGCGGCGGGTTCTCGCCATAGGCTTCCTTGCCCGGGATATGGATCTTGTACTTGCCGCCCTTCTGCATCTTCGAAAGGGCTTCAGCGAAGCCGGGGATCACCTGGCCCGCAATCATCGGCTGCGGACCGCCGTGGCGGGCGCTGTCGTCGAACACGGTTCCGTCGGGCAGGCGGCCCTCATATTCGACCATCACGCCGTCCTGCGCCTGGATGAAGGGGCCTTCGCCCGCCTTCACCGTGCGGATGACCACGCCGGTAGGCGTCGTCTCGCCGCGCAGCGGGCTTGCGCCCAGCCACGCCACGGCAACGCCAGCTACGATGACGGCAAGCAGAGCCAGCCAGGTTTTCAGGCCGCGCCCTCTGTGCTCGGGGCGGTTAGCGGTCTCACTAACGGACATGCTCGTCGCCCCGTGTTCTGGAGTAAAGCTTAACGCGAACCTTCGCGCTCGGCGCGCTTGCGCTCGAGCTTGCGGGCGCGGCGGATGGCAGCGGCACGCTCCCGCGCACGCTTTTCCGACGGCTTCTCATAATGGCGGCGCAGCTTCATCTCGCGATAGACGCCTTCACGCTGCAGCTTCTTCTTCAGTGCGCGAAGCGCCTGGTCGACGTTGTTGTCGCGAACGATGATCTGCATAAATGCCCTGTCGAAACTCCGAATTTTGCTGTTGCGGCCAGAACGACCGAATCGTTCCGCCCAATACATCTCGCCCGGCGCAGCAGGGCTGTGTCGGGGCGCGGCCTTTAGCAGCGTCCCCAGAGGCATGCAAGGCGATTCCCGGGCGATGAACCGTTCAGTCCTGCGGTGAAACGAGTTCTTGGCACGATAAGCTAAATATCTGCATAGTCTCGGTTATCGGCGATTAACCTTCCCAATGGTACAAGGCCCGCTTCATCGAGAGTGGGGAAGTAATGGGGTTGAATCGAAGGGAAGTCCTGCGTTGGGGGGCTGTTGGTGCTGCGGGGGCAATGCTCTCGTCGGCCGCGAGCTCGGTTGGGCTCCCATCCATCGTTTATGCGCCGCCGCCGGTTCCGAAGGATCCGCTTGCGCCGCTCGTCCCGGCTCAGCCGGCGCCTTACGGTGTCGACCAGCGCCTGTTCGAGAAGGCCAAGGCTGCGCTCGATTCACACCGTTATCAGGCCCGCGCGCGCGACGTGATCGGCATCGTCGATTTCTCGAAGCCGTCGAGCGAACCCCGTTTCCACGTCGTCGACCTCATGAATGGCTCGGTCGAAAGCCACATGGTCGCGCATGGCCGCGGCTCCGATCCCGATCATTCCGGCTTCGTCGAGCGCTTCTCGAACGAGTTCGGTTCCTACGCGACTTCGAACGGCACTTACGTCACCGGCGATTATTACGACGGCAAGTACGGCCTTTCGATGAAGGTCGCAGGCCTGGATTGGACCAACAACAATGCCGAGGCGCGCGCCATCGTCATCCACAACGCCTGGTATGCCGAGCCCGACATGATCGCGGCCCACGGCAAGCTCGGCCGCTCAGAAGGCTGCTTCGCCTTCAGCCGAAAGAGCCAATGGGACGTGATGCGGAAGCTGGCCGGCGGCCGCATGATCTACGCGGACAAGCTCGCCTAGGAGCACCGGACAGAATCAGCAGAGGGCCCCGGAAGCGATTCCGGGGCCTTTTCTTTTGCGCTAACGGTCGGCGGCCATGGACCCGCTGAACGTCTCCATTCCCGTCGGCGAGGATGAGGTGTCCGGATTGTTGCTTCGGCCCCCGAACGCACGGGCGCTGTATCTCTTCGCTCATGGCGCCGGCACCAACATGACTCACCGCTCGTTGGCCTCGAATGCGGCAGGTCTCGCGGAGCGCGGCATCGCCACCCTGCGCTACAACTTCCTTTACACGGAGAAGGGCGGGAAGCGCCCTGACCCCCCGAGGCTCGCCCATACGGCAGTTCGAGCTGCCGCGGCGAGGGCCGCCGAACTTGCGGGAGACCTGCCGCTGTTTGCGGGCGGACGCTCTTTCGGAGGGCGGATGACTTCACAGACTCAGGCGGAGGAGCCGTTGCCCAATGTCCGCGGTCTCGCTTTCCTCGGCTTTCCTCTGCACCCCGCAGGCAAGCCAGGCGTCGATCGGGCGGACCATCTGACGAACGTCCGCGTGCCGATGCTCTTCATCTCGGGGACCCGCGATGCGCTCGCGGAACTCGACCTTCTGCAGCCGGTGATCGCGAGGCTGGGCGGTCGCACCAGCCTCCACCTCGTCGATGAGGCCGACCATTCGTTCAAGGTCGCCGCCAAGAGCGGCCGAACCAATGCCGAAGCCGAAGCCGAAGCGCTCGATGCGCTCGCGAACTGGGCAATCCTACTAGCGAACTAGCGCGAAGCGACCTTGTCCTTGGGCTTGGCGGCCGACTTGGGAGCCCTGGGCATGTCGTTCAGGGCCGCCAGGACCTTGCCGTCCTTCTTGTAGATGTCGGCATAGTCCTTGATCGATCCGTCCGCGAGCGCGGCCGACGACATGTAGACGATGTAGACCGGCAGCGGCTTCGGGAAGTTCGCCTGGATCGTCTTGCGGCTGGCGACCGTCTCGCGAACTCTCTCGGGCGTCCAGATCGTAGTGCCCTCGGGGGCGGTTGCCGGATCCGGGGCGCCCTCCGTCAGCAGCCGCTCGGCGAGCAGCATGATGTGCTCGGTGCGGATGCAGCCGTGGCTGTAGGCACGCGCCTTGGCATCGAACAGGCTCTTTGCGGTCGTGTCGTGCAGATAGATGTTCTGCGGATTGTACATCACGAACTTGATCTGCCCGAGCGCGTTGCGCGGCCCCGGCGGCTGCCGCCAGCGCAGAAGCTTTCCGTCTGGGCTCTTGAGCGCGACGTAGCCCGGCTTGCCCGCGACCTCTTTCGAGATGCTGGGCGGCACTT
This window contains:
- the acpS gene encoding holo-ACP synthase, whose translation is MIVGIGSDLCNIERIENSLKRFGDRFLNRVFTDVERRKAASRPHTIAGTLAKRFAAKEAFSKAVGTGFKRGVYMKDIGVVNAPSGAPTLQLAGGAKARLDALAPEGHAIDIHLTMTDDYPWAQAFVILAARKLEP
- the lepB gene encoding signal peptidase I, whose protein sequence is MTDTVPEASADPVVAPPVEKKESHGSAIWREVKGLLWVLVAVLLFHSFVAKPFYIPSESMMPALLKGDRLVVSKYPYGWSWVSPSFHVFPHWDGRLLGKMPERGDIVIVTPPGQSDDYIKRVIGLPGDTIEVRDGRLVINGKPVKSERRAPVMVPVDANVPCGIEFSGFQVETADGKAFCRLPIVRETLPNGVTYDTIDLGQSPGDNYGPITVPADHLFLMGDNRDRSADSRFDLGPPENGLGGPVPWENIGGRAEFITFSLDGTGQVLNPLSWFEALRSGRAGTSLRGHKE
- a CDS encoding AI-2E family transporter, which encodes MARPPTTEPHVERPGPAEFRDPLVRRELQKAAVWFGLALLIVGVIVLAQPLLLIVGGMIFAVFLDGGARLLGRVLPIRRGLRLLLVLILGFGFLAWVIWFAGTTIAAQFEALRGVVTLQFNRLMEFAASLGLIPKGPPTNLGSQLLGSVGRLTSAVGSAIGALTSVILMIVIGIFLAIEPRIYDRGIAWMLPIRHRERFYRIAAHVGFTLRRLLFGRLLGMVFEGVFTWIMLSLGGVPMAALLGLITGLLAFIPNIGAITSGVLMVAVGFSAGPHQGLWAIFVYFFVQNVDGYLVIPYIARRTVDLAPAIVLAMQLLMGALFGLLGVLFADPILATLKVMLVDLSGAHAEDEGETPEVVGKKPKPA
- a CDS encoding FKBP-type peptidyl-prolyl cis-trans isomerase, with translation MSVSETANRPEHRGRGLKTWLALLAVIVAGVAVAWLGASPLRGETTPTGVVIRTVKAGEGPFIQAQDGVMVEYEGRLPDGTVFDDSARHGGPQPMIAGQVIPGFAEALSKMQKGGKYKIHIPGKEAYGENPPPGSPFGPNADLDFDVHIVQIVPNAALMAGAPGAGGEPQAAPPEGQPQPEAQLPPQPEAQPQPQQ
- the rpsU gene encoding 30S ribosomal protein S21 translates to MQIIVRDNNVDQALRALKKKLQREGVYREMKLRRHYEKPSEKRARERAAAIRRARKLERKRAEREGSR
- a CDS encoding murein L,D-transpeptidase catalytic domain family protein, whose protein sequence is MLSSAASSVGLPSIVYAPPPVPKDPLAPLVPAQPAPYGVDQRLFEKAKAALDSHRYQARARDVIGIVDFSKPSSEPRFHVVDLMNGSVESHMVAHGRGSDPDHSGFVERFSNEFGSYATSNGTYVTGDYYDGKYGLSMKVAGLDWTNNNAEARAIVIHNAWYAEPDMIAAHGKLGRSEGCFAFSRKSQWDVMRKLAGGRMIYADKLA
- a CDS encoding alpha/beta hydrolase family protein, producing MDPLNVSIPVGEDEVSGLLLRPPNARALYLFAHGAGTNMTHRSLASNAAGLAERGIATLRYNFLYTEKGGKRPDPPRLAHTAVRAAAARAAELAGDLPLFAGGRSFGGRMTSQTQAEEPLPNVRGLAFLGFPLHPAGKPGVDRADHLTNVRVPMLFISGTRDALAELDLLQPVIARLGGRTSLHLVDEADHSFKVAAKSGRTNAEAEAEALDALANWAILLAN